One Calliopsis andreniformis isolate RMS-2024a chromosome 9, iyCalAndr_principal, whole genome shotgun sequence genomic window carries:
- the St2 gene encoding sulfotransferase 2, giving the protein MEKKPISFTTVEGEVGRRLDKFFGIKSSFMRVEPSNCLLPPQFVFYATRIRDLEVYEDDVWLISYPRTGSHWVQEMVWCIGNDFDYEKAKTLLLIRNPLLEGSSVMIAGKYEQEFAKLGNTVENVAKMPRIRYIKSHLPMELLPEELLQKKPKIIYVARNPKDTCVSFYHYLKLLHGLKGDFDEFADLFLQGNGPMGLYWAHVLKFWQIRNQENVLFLTYEEMKKNQVEVIKRTAKFLGKSITEGQIAELCEHLKFSKMAANPAINLEHILPRENVPENEKFIRKGKVGDWRNYMSEELSQRFDEMSEKYLRGTGLSFETEVSSNEE; this is encoded by the exons ATGGAGAAAAAACCGATCAGTTTCACCACTGTGGAGGGTGAAGTAGGAAGAAGACTGGATAAGTTTTTCGGTATAAAATCCTCTTTTATGAGGGTGGAACCGAGCAATTGTTTACTACCGCCTcaattcgtattttatgcgaccAGGATACGAGACCTGGAAGTCTACGAAGACGATGTGTGGCTTATTTCCTATCCACGAACTG GTAGTCACTGGGTACAAGAGATGGTATGGTGTATTGGAAATGACTTCGACTACGAAAAAGCGAAAACTTTACTCCTCATACGTAATCCACTGCTTGA GGGTTCAAGTGTGATGATCGCAGGGAAATATGAACAAGAGTTCGCGAAACTGGGGAACACGGTCGAAAATGTGGCAAAAATGCCTCGTATCAGATATATCAAAAGCCACCTCCCCATGGAACTATTACCAGAGGAACTTCTTCAAAAGAAACCAAAG ATCATTTATGTTGCAAGAAATCCCAAGGACACTTGCGTTAGCTTTTATCATTATCTTAAACTATTACACGGTCTCAAGGGTGATTTTGACGAGTTTGCTGATCTATTCCTCCAAGGCAATG GCCCGATGGGTTTGTATTGGGCGCATGTGTTAAAGTTCTGGCAGATCAGGAATCAGGAAAACGTACTGTTTTTGACTTACGAGGAAATGAAAAAG aATCAAGTAGAGGTGATCAAAAGAACAGCGAAATTTTTGGGCAAGAGTATAACCGAGGGACAAATTGCCGAGCTCTGTGAGCAcctgaaattttcaaaaatggCGGCAAATCCAGCCATAAATTTGGAACACATTTTGCCACGAGAAAACGTAcctgaaaatgaaaaattcataCGGAAAGGTAAGGTCGGTGACTGGAGAAACTACATGTCTGAGGAACTGTCTCAGAGATTCGATGAGATGAGCGAAAAATATCTGCGTGGGACTGGCCTTAGTTTCGAGACAGAAGTTTCGTCTAATGAAGAATAA